A region of the Montipora foliosa isolate CH-2021 chromosome 8, ASM3666993v2, whole genome shotgun sequence genome:
AAGTGACAATTCATATACTGAGTTAATTACCACTCATGAGTTaccagagatgtatccagagtgcgtcattgcgtcctgggacgcacttgttttccttttagaCGCATAGAATATCGAACAAAGGGTCCagttggacgcagaaaaaaaacgaatgtttatgcaaattacaaacaccaggaaaaacatgcgaacggagtatttcacaaggaaattgaacattcccatttctcacatcggagaaatgatcgagtttctgaaatttcaaggtaagctgttattttcggatttttgtagtcgaataatttcattttgtcaaccattatgtccagcttcataagttcagttttgaattcgcacgtgttgcgtgacatgatctgagctgttttttaCGTGAAACAATTGGCGACACTTTCGATCTGCTGCTagtgataataaaacatttcagtcgaagttcagtttgttgcatgctttccaagtgaatttcaagcattagttcgcttatcgtgattaaaatgacagagaatccaaaggcaaagtatgttaaatttttgttttgtgcgaccctGTTGATATTAATTCTGGGTGCACACGTGTCAtcgtctcggttcttgttttgcacgtaacttgtctgttttgcaaattatccAACTTTTCTTCGGAGTTAGTATTATAATTAACGTGTTGAACATGAAACTTAAATGTATTCAATCGCTtggttattaacattggccatggcgaaGTCACGGCCGCACGAGCCGACGATGAATTGCGTATCGATCGCTtatatttgtttactcttttgtgcCTAAATTACACCTAAAAGcgtagttaaaataaatgaatctCTTTTGCGGAAAATTGAGAtgcagttctgtttttttttttgctgtggagatctagatcatttatcaactggagccaacagttcctacagcatacgGATTCCTTGAAACGTTTTCAATGTGATtgatggagctttgacagcccatacatgttgatcgatgaatcaacaggcacaacagtttcaaagaaactgatcattttaagtacatattcgttgggagggataagactttatttttgtgcaattataaatctgaaagggtactgcagcagcaattaagaggcaatagatcgcatattaattcttgaatattaattagctggatccccaaaattttgcattggGGTgaatggacccccaaatttttcaaaaaggggtccagatgaccccccaaatttgaaaacctggatacatctctgagTTACTATAATCTTAAGTCATCTTTTTCAGTTAACTGTGATGCAGTCACGCATGCGCCACCGGTGACACTGCTCCTTTAAGTTTCACAGTTGCCAATATACTCAcaattgaaaaaaatcattgttTATATACCACTGGAATGAAACatgctataacaaattaacatcTTACCTCAAATACTGAAAGGGTATTTCCTCCTCATCTCTCAGCTTAAAAGATTTCCTGAAAATACTTGAGATTTCCCTTACAACTGCTCTCCTGTCCCATGTAGTATTCAGGCTCACTTTGCCAATCAGGCCTAACTCTGCCAATTGGGCCCTTCGCCCACCTCGTGGAATGGCAAAAATGTCACCCTCCTCATAAGGCAAGCACACTACATCTTtggtgacaatttttgtttttccttgtaCCGACCTTGTTGAAGTACCTCGCCATCGCTTAGGCACTTGGACATACGACCGAGAATTACCCCCATTCATTTCACGGCTTGGTCTCGAGCCTTAAAGAAAAGACGATGGCAACAGAACACTGACTGGTGATTGTTCAACAGAAGTAACTTCTGTTCGTCCTgaaaacaaacaattgcagcatagCATGGTTTCAAACACCACAATGTCCCAATAAAACATATTGAAGAATGTAAGGCCAGGAAAACGTTTCCACATTTAACAAGCATAAAAATAAATCTCAGAAAAGCGCGGTCGGACTTCGTGAATTTGCACGCCGTGCCGCAATCGACTGTTAGTAATTGGCAGCCATCAATCGCTGATAAGgcactttaacatttgtttcagAAAACAAGACACCATCAAGTAATTGCCTTGACACGTACCTGTTGCTGAGAATTAGAATTTCTAAGTGCACTGCAAACTGCAGCAGAGATTCTTGCTACCATGTCATCGTTGGAAGCGATGTTGCATGGAGAGAAATCCAAGCATGCAATGCACTGTAGGGAATGAGCGGCAAAACGGGCCACGTGGTCACGTCCATACCAAGGTAAATAACCAATTAGGTGCTAAATAACCAATTTGCAATTTGCAgtcactggaaaaaaaaatcaagttttggttatctctaaaaaataaccaaataaccattttttcgattttggttatttagcaaGTAACCACTTTGcagttttggttatttagcaaataaccaattttcaaTTTTGGTTATTTACCAAATAACCACACTCATTTCTTGATTACTTGTTAAATAACCAATGTCTCCTTTTGGTTATTTAGAAATAACCAAACTGCAATGTGGTTATTTACATATAACCATACTTGTTTTGGTTATATACAAATAAccactctaaataataaaaatacatttggcgccccataTTCCTTAAACTTTGCGTTAAAGAAAATAATTCTGCCTGTAAAACCCTAAGAATCAGGAAGTTAAAATCGAGCTCTAGACAAGCCTTTGGACGTTTTCTTACCTCCTTGGACTGGTCCTCTCTAGCTTACTACAATACTGTTCACGATAAATGGGCATATTTTAATGATCTTATACACATTGGTTTGGACACTATATTGCCCTTTAAATCTGTCAGAATCCATAGAAACGATGCACCTTAGATGACAGTTCATCTTAAATCATTAATTTGTCTACGTCAAAAGGCCTACAGCCAGAACAATTACTTCCTTTTGAATTGAAATGGTGGAGTGAGTGTCGCCGTCACTGTGGTATGCAGAAATTCTCTGGATATTTGGCCGCTAAACTCCTTTGCAGCATGCCACCGACGAAAATCAATATTATAAGCTTAGCCAATGATATTAATAATAGCTTTCTGGAGCCCAGCAAGTGTTCGAGCCTTGACAAGCATCTAACCATCTAGTTACAACTGGTTATCAAGTACCTACCTTGTCACCAGAGGTAGTGGCACAAGTCTTAATAGAgagcttacgaatcgacgacTTTCGCACGACGGCGCCGTTGAGTCAGGTCATAGTCCGGCGTCGTCGTCCTGTAGAAATGTGAATTTACGATtcagcaaagacgacgacgttTGTTCGCGGGTGGCAAATTTTCCCGCCGTTTCTGAagtttgtttttatcttttcaCAAGGTAGGTTATTCGAACCAAAATGCCTAACTTCAGAGAAACGAGCGCTTGTATTGCATACGCTTATCAAAACAGCTTCATAAACGAACAAGAATTTGTGCTTTTATATGATTTCCACAAGTcaacaaacccagagtttccGTACTGGAACTATGAAAGGTTTGATTTGGACGAGAAAACAAACGACGAGTGCAAGGCCGACTTTCGTTTCTACCGGGATGACATTTATAAACTTGCTGAACAGCTGCAGCTGCCTGATGAGATAACCACTTACAATGGTTTAGTTGTAGCTTCGGTACCTGCCTTATGCATGTACCTCAAGCGCTATGCATATCCTTGTCGATATGGAGATTTGGTTTGTCATTTTGCCAGACCGGTTCCTGAGCTTTCTATCATAACAAACCATATGATGGACTTGATTTACGGTCGGTGGCACCATCTACTTACACGATACAATCACGATTTGCTCTCCCCTCCCAAGCTTCTCCAGTACGCCCAGGTGATTGAACAGGCAGGGGCTGCCCTAGATAACTGTTGGGGATTTGTGGATGGAACAGTACGTCCAGTTTGTAGGCCTAGTGAAAATCAGCGAGCCATCTACAACGGCCACAAACGTATACACTCCATCAAGTTTCAGGCTGTCGCTTTACCTAATGGATTAGTAGGGAATCTGTTTGGCCCAATAGAGGGAAGACGCCACGACAGTTTCATGTTAGCTGCCTCAGGATTCTTGCACGATCTGCAGAGGTTTTCCAACTGCCCCGTAACTGGCGTCCCCCTTTGTGTCTACGGTGATCCCGCTTATCCGATACGAGCACACCTACAAAGGCCCTACAAGAACGGAGTTCTGACCGCAGCTCAACAAGATTTTAACACCTCGATGAGCACAGTCCGCTCTTCAGTTGAATGGATATTCGGGGACATTgttaattactttaaattcttagattttaaaaagaacctTAAAATCGGATTAAGTGCTGTGGGAAAAATGTATGTAACATGTGCGCTAATGCAAAATGCGCGAAGCATTTTATATGGTTCTGCTACCTCAGAGTATTTTGGTCTTAACCCGCCCACCCTAGAGGAATACTTCATTTGATCTTATGTTCGCAACATATCTTGTACTTGTACTACTGTAGTTATAGGACAAAAGCTCTGGTCGCTGACAAGAATTCAAGGTCAAAATAGAACACAATCTACGCACTAGTCATCTTAAAACGAGTGATTATCAGAGTACAATAAAGTGACGAATAAAACAGCTTTATTTAAATGCTTAGCTGAATAAAAAGTCTTTTACTGTGATAAGAATTACTCCACAACTATTGTCCCTTCCGTAAGAGTTCAATAATAGCTTGAGATTGTGCTTGCTGGCTGTTAAGCATCATCTGCATAAactgttgttgctgctgttgttgttgttgcgttTGCAATTGCTGTTGATCTCGTAGCTGAGTGAGCAGTGCCTGCTGAGTAGCCATGGTACCTTCCTCTTGCTTCTTCTTCATCTCTAGCTCATCTTGTCTTATCTGGCATTCCCTCTCTGCTGCCTCCCGTAGATAGTCGAGTGTCTCATTGCTTTTGTGCCGCTTTTTTCGCGGCTCATCCATCCCATTTCTCTTCTTAGTTTGGGCTAGCCGCTCCATGGCCCTCTCCCTTATCTCCTCCCCTGATGCCTTATCTTGATCCTCCTTGTTTCGATCCTCAGCTGATCCTTTAGCCTGCTTAGCCTCTTCCTCGTCTCTTCTCTCCAGATAGTCTTCCATGATCTGATCTATCTCTCGGTATTCCGGAGAAATTCCCGATCCGCGCTCGGCTTCTCTCTTCCTAGCCTTGCAATCCCTTTCCAGGATTTTCAAGCGATCCCTCAAAGATTTCTGTGAAACGCAAAATTGAGGCTCTTTGATGTTATTAAGAATTTTGCATATTTCCTCTAAACAGTTCCCCCGCTCTCTGGTGCCTGAACGGTACTTCCACAGCTCCCAACTAAGAAGTTCGCGACCAAATTCTGTGAAAAGGTGATAAAAGACTAACACttaatgaataataaatataacACTATAGTTAAACCACTAACTAAGCCACCAAATACataaatgaacaaataaaaaataattaaaacataCATATCTAAGGCTTTGTACATTGATCAACTGCTCAGTTTAATTCAAACCGGAAAGTACATGCGGCAATTAAGTTGAGTCCGATAATCCTTTCAAATCCTGTTGAATAGTTTATAGGTAGGGCCTTgatcttgctttcttttttattcctgCTAACTATAAATGCGACACTTTCTACAAGAGCCATTTATTTATGAGATTATACTGTTGGTTGTTTGTCTCAAGCTGGAAAAGatattttaaagacaaaaacaaagtcTTCTCGCATCGCCCGCGGGAAACGTATATGTAAGCCAAGGTAAAAATGTGTCTCTACACGCTATAACATCGTTCAAAACTAAAGGAAAAATAAACTACTTTGAAAGCTGGTTGGAGAACGAACTGTTAAGCTTATGTTATTCAGCGAAGCTATCTAAGCTCCACTCGAATGTTAACTACAAACAAACTCTTCAATCCAGCCTTTCAAATTCAAGGCACCGCTAGAAAACCTTATACTTGAGTGaaatgtaattaaaataaaagatttttaaTATAACAATCGACTTTTCATTCATACCTTGTCGTGCTTTCAGTTTCAGTAGCGGTAAGCTTATTTGCCATGGCGCTTCAGAAGGTGCTCACTTGAATCAGTtgaatgaaaacagaaaaaaatcaaaaacatgtGCCAAGAACTTGATTGATACTTGATCAATgatttatttggaaaaaaaacctgaagcATCGAGAGAAACATTCAGAAAACTTTAACAACTAACCTCACGTCCTGTTATTTTCGAGACGCCGGCAAATCGCGCTCACCAACGTCGTTGACTTTGGCGCGACTCTGGCGAGGGCCCATATAGGCATGCGCAGAGGTCATGTCACGCAATCTAACGGCGTCGTCGTGCAAACgtcgtcgattcgtaagctccctaattaccGTTAATACAACTAAAGCTGGTGGTCCTGACAGAATCCCCAATTGGGTGTTACGTTACTATGCATATGAACTTGCTTATCCTGTTAGTACGATTATTAACTCATCTTTAGCTGGGGGAATCCTCCCCGATGTATGGAAACGTGCAAACGTCACTCCTATACCCAAAGTGTCAAAAGTTGAAGATATCAAAAAGGACCTTAGACCAATCTCCCTTACTCCTACGTTGTCAAAGATAGCTGAACATTTTGTTGTTCAAGATCATGTGAAACCTGCAATTCTTAGGAAGTTAAGATCTGACCAGTTTGGCTGTATTCCTGGCTCATCAACGACCCACGCTTTAATTATGATTCATAACTGGGCGAAAGAAACTGATGGTTTAAGTAATGATGTTATAGTCTTTGTGTTGGACTACAAGAAGGCCTTTGATCTTATAGATCATTCCGTACTTATGATTAAGCTTTCTGATTACGATATTAATCCTGATATCATCAATTGGATAGGCGACTTTCTAAGTAATTGTTTTCAAAGAGTTAAATTAGCTGAAGATTGTTTCTCGGAATGGCAATCTGTACCCGCTGGGGTTCCCCAGGGGACAAGGCTCGGCCCCTGGCTTTTTATTGCTATGATCGATGATCTTGTAGTGCCCTCTGCGAATGCCATACAGAATGCCATTAATGAGATAACACAGTGGTCCAAGATCAAAGTTTCAATTACCCCCCCCGGTACATCCCAAGAAATGCAAAGAGCTTAGAATTTCCTTTTCACGTTCTCCGGCGATTCGCGAGCTAGTATCAATTAATGAAACCGCTATTATTGATCTTGTTAAGTCTGTGAAAGTACTAAGTGTGATTATTCAGGATAATTTGAAATGGAATCAGCATGTAGATGCTACCATTAAAAAAAGCGGCAAAGAGATTGTACTTCTTAATACAACTAAAGCGCGCTCACGTTCCAGCTAGGGATCTAGTCTGTTTTTATATTGCTTGCattcaatctcgttcccagagtcttcgttccccttgaccagtgGGTCGagttacgagagactctgggataatccgttttCAAATAACAAGATTCCTTGTTATGAACACCATTGCGCAGGCATAGGCGTAACGCGAAAATGGCGGAGAGAGAGGAGGATTTGTTTCACGAtggcatgcaattttctttagCAAAATTAGGATATCTCAACctagaactgaaaaaggaacAATATGACACGTTGAAGCGATATGCCTGGACAAAAATCTGTGCTGAATATGTTACCAACGAGCTGTGTTGTCAAGTGTTACCTGGGATTTTCGATTAGAATTTGTGTAACGTGGAAATGTAAAGCAGATTGTGTCGCTGCTGAATGCACTGATCCGGGATTAGTTTCAAATGTTAAAagactgtctttgttttgtatcgTGCAAGATGAAAGAGAGCGAAGCACCAGACTCTAACACTAGATTCTTTCCAAAAGAATAAATCATTCTTTTAATCATAAAACTATGTCTTCGTTGAAGGATCTTTCACATTAGATTCTTGGTCACCAAAGAAGGTTTAGGattcttttcaaaagaagatgagtTCTTTGGGTAAGAGTTTCCTTGGTGTTCTAAAGAAGTAGAGGTCTTGAGGGAAGTATAattttgctgcttttcattgttttg
Encoded here:
- the LOC137968705 gene encoding mRNA export factor GLE1-like: MTSAHAYMGPRQSRAKVNDVEFGRELLSWELWKYRSGTRERGNCLEEICKILNNIKEPQFCVSQKSLRDRLKILERDCKARKREAERGSGISPEYREIDQIMEDYLERRDEEEAKQAKGSAEDRNKEDQDKASGEEIRERAMERLAQTKKRNGMDEPRKKRHKSNETLDYLREAAERECQIRQDELEMKKKQEEGTMATQQALLTQLRDQQQLQTQQQQQQQQQFMQMMLNSQQAQSQAIIELLRKGQ